The following proteins are encoded in a genomic region of Diadema setosum chromosome 10, eeDiaSeto1, whole genome shotgun sequence:
- the LOC140234085 gene encoding uncharacterized protein: MPTTITPPSTKAPTTVAITTKLPTTAAAPPTTAALTTKTPTTAVELLTATKPSTSAPKKTAPQTTKASTAAAAPATTKASVRLPTTVPTNRFSSTAAAAAPNTPAATRKKTTAYQHSTTPTQTTAAVVENTSGNGKKKMMVSMVRMK, from the coding sequence ATGCCGACGACAATTACACCACCAAGCACCAAGGCACCAACCACTGTGGCTATAACCACAAAACTACCTACTACAGCGGCAGCACCACCGACCACTGCAGCGCTAACCACAAAAACGCCAACGACAGCGGTTGAGCTATTGACGGCCACAAAACCATCAACATCAGCACCGAAGAAAACGGCGCCACAAACCACCAAAGCATCAACCGCGGCAGCAGCCCCAGCAACAACGAAAGCATCTGTGCGATTACCAACAACAGTACCTACAAACAGATTTTCTTCGACCGCGGCAGCAGCGGCACCCAACACACCAGCGGCCACACGGAAGAAAACGACTGCTTATCAACACTCTACCACACCAACACAAACAACCGCCGCAGTCGTGGAAAACACATCAG